The DNA sequence AAAGTAGCCAAAGACACAATTTCAAAAGTCAAGTATTTAGACCTTTAAAATAGTCTAAAAATTCatgcaatttgatttttttcgagacatttttttttcttttttttggggggtaggggtggggatgggggtgggggtgggggtgggggaggtgtagCTTtgcctgtcctggagctcactctgcaaacaggcttgtctcaaactcagagatccgcctgcctctgccttctgagtgctgggattaaaggtgtgcgccaccattgtATAGCCATGCAAATtgactttaaaatatgaaaacacttAATTCATTCAAAGCAAAAAGTGAAATTATATTACATTGTAGACAAAACTGTGGCTGCAAATATGGCATTTATGTAACCAGTGATGGCTACTTTGTgagttttttctttcctccaccctttcaaccctcTAACACTAGATACCAGAGAAAAAAGGATGActttatcattagactacttccggctgattaggggcattgacCTTTTTAGGTCAAGTTTCATCTTTGTCTTCAGgttatctaatttcttctttgtgcCCGATGCACAACTACTTAATAAACCTCGACCAACAAAATCTGTGCAATGCAAAGGAAAAGACCAGTCCAGAAGTTTCTTGGTTTCTCCTAGCAAACTTTTCTCCTTgcttttgattgtttgtttatttggttggttggttttgttctcttgagacagggtttctctgtgtaaccctggctgttctggaacttgctctgtagaccaggctgacctccaactcagagatgcacctgccttggtctctggagagctgggattaaagacgtgcatcACTGCTACCCCTCCCAAATGATAACCTTTCAATGAAAGTGACAAACTTGAGAAACAAAAGACCTGTTCTTTAGGTCTTTAGGTCTTTAGGCAGGAGAAAATTTACAGTGTGTAGAAATTTGAATCAGTACAAAGGGAGAAAGCTGATGCATTttgatgaaatataaaaatatcttttactttttaatctctTGAAAagataataactttaaaaaatagaaacaagctgggtgtggtggtacatgcctgtaatcccagcacttgaaagacagaagcaggtggatctctgtgagtctgagaccagcctggtctatagagtgagttctaggacagccagggctatatagtgagacttaGTTGGAGTTTTATGGCACATAAATGAAATGTGTATGATAACAAGAGTGCAAAGGTTATAGGGGGCATTGAAAGCATACTGTCACAGTGTTATTGCATGGTGGGGGTGAGAATGAGagctacagtgtgttcatatacataaaataaatacatcttaaatttttaatatatattaaaaaggcaaaaaaaaaggaCCTGGCATGAGCCACAAAACCCTCTTTAAACATAAAAGAACAGATATGACAAATGGAAGAACTAAGAGGTAGCACAAAAGCAATCCATATTAATATGTTCTGAAGCGGCTTTGTTAATATCAGGCTAATAAATGCCAGCACAATGACTAATGTCaggtttgcctttttttttttttaatctgtaaatcTAGTTTTACAAACTagctttatattttatcttttgtatgtaggtgttttgtctgcatgtctctgtgtgtacccTGTGTGTGACcggtgctcacagaggtcagaagagccatgagatgccctggaactggacttgtTCTTTCCCAGGACCCAGGCTTGCTTCCCAGCACTCACGGTGACTCACACCCACTAGCTCCAGTACTGGGggctctgatgccttcttctgacccctGAGAACACCAACCAGGTACACACCAGGTAcacaccaggtacacacatggtacacacatgaaggaaaaacacccatgcacatcaAACTagctaaataaaaaattattaaatcaattttattaaattaaatattaatcataTGTGCATCACTCCAGAACATACAAGGCTAAGCTCACAAAATTAGTAGAGTAAGACTGTAACAATTCTTGCCATATAAGTAAAGAAAGTTACTAAGACATAGGACATTTTACAAATAATGTacccatttgttaaaaatgagaCTGAATAGGTGTATCTACAGAACacagttgttttggtttgttttggttacCTGTGCAATAGTTATCAGCAACAACTTGCTTTTACTTAGGTGTTAAGTTTTAAAAGGCTAAGATTGCACAAGAAGTATCCCTCGGTTGCAGCAGAATTAAGCTCTTTGTCAAAATTCTTATGCTTGAAAATTAAGAAACATTTAATAACTACTCAATATTTAACATGTATGACTATGTTACAAGTTTTGTTCTGAGAAACTGGAATTTCATAGAAAGCAAATCAATAACTAAAAGTCTGACGAGACTAAGTGTCGGAGAATGTGCCGATACAAAGTGTCAGAGAATGTGCAGATACAAAGTGTCGGAGAATGTGCCGATACAAAGTGTCGGAGAATGTCCGGATactggctagtttcatgtcaatttgacacaagctagagacatcagagaagagggaacctcaattaagaaaatgcctctataagaccCAgctgtagctggagagatggctcagcaattaaaagcactggctgctcttccagtggtcctgagttcagttctcagcaaccatatagtggctcacaagcatctgtaatgggatccaatgccctcctctggtgtgtcagAGGAGaataacagtgtactcacatacataaaatatataaataaatcttaccaagaaaaaaaaaaagattgttggACTGGAGTGATGACTTAGCGGTTAatagcaccaactgctcttccagaggtcctgagttcaattcccagcaaccacatggtggctcacagccatctgtaatagaatctgatgccctcttctggtgtgtctgaagacagtgacagtgtactcacatacataaaataaataaatctaaaaaaaaaaaccaaaaaacaaaaaacaaacaaaaaactagctattgtcaagcctgtagggcattttcttatttctgaatTAGTGAGGAGGATCTAGCCCATTATGGATGGATAGTACAACCCCTTGGCTAGttagtggtcctgagttctataagaatcAAGGctggggggggctggtgagatggctcagtgggtaagagcacccgactgttcttccgaaggtcctgagttcaaatcccggcaaccacatggtagctcacaaccatccgtaaggagatctgactccctcttctggtgtgtctgaagacagctacagtgtacttacatataataaataaataaataaaatcttaaaaaaaaaaaagaatcttaaaaaaaaaattgaggttgAAAAAactatgaggaacaagccagtaagcagtacccctccatggcctctgcatcagctcttgcctctaagttcctgccctgtttgagttcctgtccttgaCATCCTTTGATGATTAAAAGGAATATGGAAGTGTTTGGATAACCGCgttcctccctgagttgctttggcCATAGTGAGTCAATGAAGtaacaaccctaactaagacagtgggctATGAGAACCTTTACTCTGTTGGTTGATTGTAAGATCATTTACTACAGGAGAGCTGAAGTCTGTGATTCAGCAAATCCAGCCATGCATAAAGTTTAGAGGAATAAACTTGGGTTATAAACACCTGCAGACACACACCAGGATACTCACAGCAGGACTGTCAGTGACAGCCAGACCTGATCAGCAGGAGGTCTCCCTGACTGAAGAGTGAggtgggagagtgggagaagtCGTTTCTCTCAATGCTTCCACCCTGCCCCCATCCGGCCCCACCCTGCTGCCCCACCAAGAGCATATTGTCTGGTTATCTGATCCCAATGGTCAGCACTGAAAATATACAGGTGAGTAACggtatacagactgagcaggtcaTACTTATGTAAatgagaacacacatacacatacacacacatgcacacacacacacatacacacacgcatacacacacagacacacacacagacacacacacatatacacacacatacactcacacacacacacacacacacacacacacgcaccaattaaaaaaagggggggcaggaaCTTGAAAGAGAGTAAGGAGACATGTATAGGCggctttggagggaggaaagggaagggggaaagaatgcGATTACAATctcagaaatacaaaaaaaataatttaaaaacacaatgcGGTGAACTTGTGTAATAGAACACAGCAGGACAACAAGGCACACTACCCACAGGCCCTGGTGACACTGGTGACGTTTACAAGGACGTTGTGCAAAAGAAGCGACATTTAAAAAGGACCACGATTCCCTTCCTGCAGAATGGAAAAGAGTCAAGGCCATGGGAGGTCTGCAGAACTGGTTAAGAGGCCCAGTGAATGCTTTTTTGTATGGCTTTTGCTATAAGTGAAAGGAGAGGAATGTAGGGAGGCTGTGTggtgaggagggggggggggaaggggatggtGTGAAAGGGACAGAGCCAGGCAAGAAATGAGGCATTGTTTGTGGACCTTGGAGGGAGAGAAGTGTTGGGGAGCCGTTGAGTCTGCTACTCTCTCCCGGTGCCTAGAACACACAATAGCTTTGGGTCTGGGTTTATGGTTACCCAGCAGGAGCCAGGTTGTGCTTATGTCACAGAGCAGCTCAGAGGTAAGCATATGTTTGACGGTTTCTTTCCTAGCAGAACTCAGCCACAAATCTGTCTCCTGGCTTTCagggctgccccccccccccccagggaggATTATTGCTCCTTCCTCCCAACCCTTCATCACCCTTATTAACTTTAAAACCTTGACTACAATCTGGGTGTGATggaacccagcactcgggaggcagaggcaggcggatttctgagttcgaggccagcctggtctgcagagtgagtttcaggacagtcagccCTATTTagagaaagcctgcctcaaagcaaacaaagaaattaacaaaCAAATCCTGCCTAATGGCTGGAATCTttgcagaggaagagagaacaaagcTAGCTTGCTTCAGAGTTCAAAGTTCACAGAGGTTTTTCTCTCTTGCATCtctggtttcctgtcttccttATCTTGGGTCTCAGATTTTTAACTTTAGGTTTCATTATCTCCACCTTCCGTCTCTATTTCTAGGAACATTTCTCCACAACCTTTTTCTATGAAAGACAATGTCCCCCAAACACTAACACCACAAATATGGAAGGGGGAGGCATGGTGTCCCACAGACCTTACTGAACCGTAAAGCCTCAGAAATTCCAATGTTAATTATGTGAAACTGTGAACACTTTTTTGCCCTACCGAACTAGAAGTGTCATGGCTAATTGCCTGCTCTGCCTCTGGTAAAGGGGGGTTGATTTTAACAATCCAAGCAGCAGGAGGTGGGCTTGCAATAATGGTGGATGGGCTGGATGAGCCCTTGGGATGACCCTCTGAGGAGAATCTGGTCCCAGTTTAATTCGCTTGATCCAGACAGTCACTAGCAAATTTCATTTAAagtttgcctctgcttctcagagaCCTGGCCGAGTCTGTGGAAAGCAAGAGGCTTTATTGAGATTGGCTACCTGGGGCTATTTCAGGACTAACCTCAGCCCCCAGAAAGCTGCTTTTATAACCCCTGTTTGGTGCTTGATTAAATCCAGTGCTGCGGTCCTGGGGAGACACAGCTTTTTATATCCTCTGTTGTCTACTGGGTCATCTTGGAGagttcttgtttggttttattttagaacagacaggaaaagagATGTGAGCAAGGGACATAAAGGCCTCTGTTTTGATCACAGTCTTTTGACTGGGCACACTACTGGGCTGCCGGCTCCATGTGTAAAGGcggctgccaccaagcctgacctgaGGTTGAAGAAGAGGCCTGGATCCTGCaaattgtcttttgacctccaacAGGTACTTTTGAACTTGTGTGCAACTccctaataaaacaaacaaacaaacaaaaacaaacacataactaactaactaactaactaactaggaTATTTCACTATTAGGCCTAGTAGTGCACATTTGtaacccaggagactgaggcaagaaggtCAAGGGTTCAAGACCATCCTGTGGTACACAATGAGCagccctgtttaaaaaaaaatgtatctgctCAGGGACACAAAGATGTCCTTAGAATCTGACGATGGAGAAGGGAAGGTTTTGGTGCACACACCATGTCACACGGGTACGAGTATAATTCCTTTCCAATCAGGCTGAAACTGTGAAAAGTAATTTGTTAACAACAGTTGCccccaaagaaacaaattatTCTTCTGTGCGATTACCCCGAGGAAAGAACACTCCCACCCAGAAAATCCTCCCTCCTCAATGATATTGAGTTCTTATTAACCACAGCCGAGTCTTCAGCCCCAGCCAACCAGCAATGACTATCCTagtaaagcaaaggtttcatTTGCACAGATCAATAACACCAAATATCACACAAACATCCCAGATAGTCTTTGCTTTCACCCTGGAACTTCTTCACAAGACATGCCTCCGTCAACTGCCGTCTCTTAGCAGCATCTTCCAAATTCCCACAGAACAGCTCACCAAACTTTAAGTACTCAATAACTTTGCAGCCCAAAGTTTCAAATGCTTCTACCATCCTCTCCGAAAAGCTTGGTCAGGACCATCATAGTGTTCCCTTGGTTGCAGGGTTCACTTGTCCCACAGTACCCCACACCTGgtaataatttctctcctagtttctttattgctgtggtaaaatattgACCAAAGCCAacctggggtggggttggggtggggttcTTTGGCTTATAGGTTACACTCCATCATTGCAGGGAACTCAAGACAGGGACTTGGGGACAGGAACTGAAGTGGGGCTgtgaaggagtgctgcttgctggcttgcttccatgTTTGGATTCAGCTCCCTTTCTTTTACAACCCAGAATCACCTGCCAAGGGTAacaccacccactgtgggtgtgatggtttgtatatgcttggcccagggagtggcactattaggaggtatggccttgttggagtaggtgtgtcactgtgggtgtgggcttaagatccctaccctagctgcctggaagtcactatgctgcaagcagccttcagatgaagatgtagaactctcaactcctcctgatccatgcctgcctgcataccaccatgttcctgccttgatgataatggactgaacctctgaacctgtaagccagccccaatgaactGTTGTCCtgtataagacttgccttggtcatggtgtctgttcacagaaataaaaccctaactatgacaatgTGCTAGGCATCAATTAGCAGCCAAGAAAATGTCTCAGAGACATGTCCATAGGCCAGTCTTGGGGCAACCATACCTTAACTGAGGTTCTGTCTTTTCAGGTGTCCTTaatttgtgtcaagctgacaaaaagaTTGATGggtacagtctttttttttttttNNNNNNNNNNNNNNNNNNNNNNNNNNNNNNNNNNNNNNNNNNNNNNNNNNNNNNNNNNNNNNNNNNNNNNNNNNNNNNNNNNNNNNNNNNNNNNNNNNNNNNNNNNNNNNNNNNNNNNNNNNNNNNNNNNNNNNNNNNNNNNNNNNNNNNNNNNNNNNNNNNNNNNNNNNNNNNNNNNNNNNNNNNNNNNNNNNNNNNNNNNNNNNNNNNNNNNNNNNNNNNNNNNNNNNNNNNNNNNNNNNNNNNNNNNNNNNNNNNNNNNNNNNNNNNNNNNNNNNNNNNNNNNNNNNNNNNNNNNNNNNNNNNNNNNNNNNNNNNNNNNNNNNNNNNNNNNNNNNNNNNNNNNNNNNNNNNNNNNNNNNNNNNNNNNNNNNNNNNNNNNNNNNNNNNNNNNNNNNNNNNNNNNNNNNNNNNNNNNNNNNNNNNNNNNNNNNNNNNNNNNNNNNNNNNNNNNNNNNNNNNNNNNNNNNNNNNNNNNNNNNNNNNNNNNNNNNNNNNNNNNNNNNNNNNNNNNNNNNNNNNNNNNNNNNNNNNNNNNNNNNNNNNNNNNNNNNNNNNNNNNNNNNNNNNNNNNNNNNNNNNNNNNNNNNNNNNNNNNNNNNNNNNNNNNNNNNNNNNNNNNNNNNNNNNNNNNNNNNNNNNNNNNNNNNNNNNNNNNNNNNNNNNNNNNNNNNNNNNNNNNNNNNNNNNNNNNNNNNNNNNNNNNNNNNNNNNNNNNNNNNNNNNNNNNNNNNNNNNNNNNNNNNNNNNNNNNNNNNNNNNNNNNNNNNNNNNNNNNNNNNNNNNNNNNNNNNNNNNNNNNNNNNNNNNNNNNNNNNNNNNNNNNNNNNNNNNNNNNNNNNNNNNNNNNNNNNNNNNNNNNNNNNNNNNNNNNNNNNNNNNNNNNNNNNNNNNNNNNNNNNNNNNNNNNNNNNNNNNNNNNNNNNNNNNNNNNNNNNNNNNNNNNNNNNNNNNNNNNNNNNNNNNNNNNNNNNNNNNNNNNNNNNNNNNNNNNNNNNNNNNNNNNNNNNNNNNNNNNNNNNNNNNNNNNNNNNNNNNNNNNNNNNNNNNNNNNNNNNNNNNNNNNNNNNNNNNNNNNNNNNNNNNNNNNNNNNNNNNNNNNNNNNNNNNTATTTttcaagccccacccccaagttcccacctccacccctccaagttcccaccccactccccaagttcccaccccactccccaggttcccaccccactccccaggttcccaccccacccccaagttcccaccccaccctctctaATGTCTGACCTGGAATTGGACTGGATCAGCCACACTCCTGGGCCTCTGCACCTGCTTCCCATGATCTTCGGTGCTTCTCCAGGAACTTCCCCTCCCTCTTGGCCCAGACCCCTGTGCTCTCTGGGTGCTGCATGGTCAGAGCCTCTGAGCGATATTCTGATGCTGACAGCCCTGACACGTAGTACCCGCAACAATAGTGGCTAAGGGCCTTGTGTGATGGCATAGCCCAGCTCCTACTGAGCGGGGCTCAGTCTGGCCTGAGCCTATCTTGGCAGCAAACGTGGGAAGCATTTCACTGGGAACAGGATCTGTCTTCATGGGTAGAAGGCAGGGAGCACACTGAAAGAGAGCCATCCAGATAGAATCCTCATGCTAGGCGCCacagaagagatggggaggaatgGCCCATGCCAGAAAGCCTGCAGAACATGCCAGTCTTTCCTTACTGTAGTAAGGTTCCCATGGGAGGGCCGACAGCAGGACTGGTCCTGCAAAGCTCTGAGAACCTTTGCTACAGCGTGATTGAAAGTCATTCTGCATAAGCTCAGCTgcatcctgcctctgtttctagtTCTCCTgtagtttgaaaacaaaacaaacagcagacaTTTGCACACGAGTGCACATGTGTTATGGTGAGCCCGTGAAAGTCAGTAAAACTCTCTGATTGTGCTGAGGGATACCAAGAAAAAGCGTTCTGCTCTTTCATGAGCCAGTTTAGGGATCATCTAAAGTTTATTGACCATGTATGGCAAGAATGGCAGAGGCAAGAGCAACAACAAATTTGTTGGAGCAAGGAAACAAGATTGATCATTAGTTTTTAGAAAACaatattgtgtggtgtgtgtgtgtgtgtgtgtgtgtttatctttgtttttggGAAATCAAATTTCTCACATCTGCCCAATATATGTCTTAAGTTATTTACGTAAACGTTCTGACCCTGGGCACTTTAAGATCgtttaatttgctttttattttaacagcAGCAGTAAGACAGGCATAGATGAATCCGTTCTTTGATGCCTTGAAAATTTCCCTGGCTAGACACTCTTCATCACCAAGACATATAACCAGGGAAACTCAAAAACACACTTGCAGTTGCTGAACTACTGGTGACCAATGACACTCACCCACACTTAATTTTTTATACAGTTAGACAGCACtgttcatttatttctccttcccagattCTTGTAAACGCGGGGGTATTGATCACTTGGCTTTCTTTTATCAAAGTGATGTTAGCGTGTTACAGCCTACAAGATGACTACCTTCCCAGCCTATGTCATCTCTAAATATATTATAAccaaattttcttcttcctcctcctcctctcctgctctgccCTCTAAGTAGGGGAAGGAGTTTTCATAAAGGACAGGGATGGTTGGTGGGCATCTGAACATGGGAACTAGGGGCACTGACCCTACAGCCGTTAATAATTCACTCAACTGCGCGTCGGTGCAGTGTTAACTCAGATTTAGAAAAACACTACTGTTCGGTCCATCAAGGAAACGATTCAGCTGAGGTCTCTCAATCATTAAGGGCTGAAAGGAAATCGTATTCAGGCCTTCTGAAGTCTTCTGTGTGGGCTGGAGAATCCTGGGGAGGAGAGTGGTACTTGGTGGCTCTTATTTAAGTAGCTATTCCACAAATACATGAAGCACCTGCTTTCTGCGTCTCGGACGCTATTTAAAGCGCTGGGGATTCCGTGATGGGGGGGTGCAGGGAAGAGGAATCTGTTATGGAGTTTTCATTCTCGGAATTTAAGTACTTAGCTTCATAATTTTCATAAACTCACAACAACCTGGGTAGAAACAGCCGGGTCTCACAAGAGACTGTATCTCACCCTGAGCTTTCTAGAGGGAGGGAAAATTGGTTTTTGCTGCAGAAGGGAGAAGCAGATCGGTCGTGCCTCCCTCCGCCTTCCTCTGCACCGCCAGGCCTGGTGCGGCCAGCTCGCCTGGGATTATTAACAATAGCTACCCAGTCCCGCGGGCCGCTGGAGGAAGGATCTGGCTCTCCTCTCCCAGGGTCCTCCAAGGAAGGAATGCGGGTAAAatcccccgccccccgccccagGCAGACGGTCTCTCTccggcttgggggtgggggtcgtGCAGCAAACTGCTTTCTCATGCTGTCCTATTAAACATTGCAGCCACATGCTCTTTGCAGCTTCTCTGAGGCTACTGCAGCGCCCCTGCCCCGCCCGTCAGCCCATACAACAGAGCTCCACTGCAGCTTCGGAaccctgttctctttcttcctcacttcctcGTTGCCATGGAGACACACGTCATTTACGTGCCGTGCGTCGCCTTGGAAACGGGGGAGCATCCGCGGCGCCGCCGGGAGACCCGCCCCTGCCTCTCCAGCCGCACTCTCGGGCACTGCTGGTGGATGGCTGGGGGAGTCCCGAGACTGACGCGCTGCGGGTCCCCGTCTCGACCCCGAGCCCTCTGCGAGCGCCTTTGTGACCTGTGAGCACTCTTTGTCGGTGATTGCCGGGAGGGCGGCAGGGACATAGGTACCACACTGGAGGCGAGCGGGCAAGCCACTTTTGCCCCTGGGTAAGCCCGAAGATTCTGGTCCCGGGACCCTAGACGGGTCTTCGTTCTATCGACTCTTCTCAGCCCTCCTTGATCCCGCCCGTGTCCTCTGCCTGGGGCTGCTCTCTTTCGTAGGCTCCCTGCCCCACTAGGGAGCCTAGGTGTCCCTGGGCTCCACCCCGTCCCTCCCGGGACCTCTCCCCCTccacacccttcccccaccctggaGGCCCGGCTGGACACGACCCAGAGCTGCCACCGCCCGCTTCTGCCACTCAATGGAGGACAGTCTGCTGGAGATCATGACCAAGGACGGCGGCGACATGCCGGCGCCTCTGGAGGTGTCCACGGTGCCCGCCGTGGGGGACGTGATCTCTGGGGAGTATAACGGCGGTATGAAGGAACTGATGGAGCACCTGAAGGCCCAGCTGCAGGCCCTGTTTGAGGACGTGAGGGCCATGCGAGGGGCACTGGACGAGCAGGCCTCGCACATCCAGGTTCTGTCGGACGACGTGTGCGCCAACCAGCGGGCCATCGTCTCCATGTGCCAGATTATGACCACTGCGCCCCGCCAGGGAGGCTTGGGCGTGGCCGGCGGCAAGGGGAGCTTCCCAGGTGTACCCCACGAGCCAGAGACACCTTCGCCTGGGATCGGGGACAGCGGCTTGCTGGGTCGCGATCCTGATGAAGACGAGGAcgaagaggagaaagagacaccTAACCCCGCCACACCCACCAGTCACTGCGAGCGCTCTGAGAGCCCCGGTCTCCTTGGGGAGGATGGGCCACTTGTGGAGCCCCCCGACCTTCCTGACATTACCCTGCTGCAGCTGGAGGGCGAGGCCTCTCTGTGAGGGGGACTCCACCGGGGAACCAACTACCCGCGCTGGCTTTGGGTTTCCAAGTGCTTAACCCGAGGGGACTGAACAGTGCTGTGCAGTGTTCTTCACTTCAAACGTGGTCTTTATATGTCAGGGAAAGAGACTCCCTCACAGAAGGATTTGTAGGGTGAAGGACTTTGGAAGCATCGCGAATTTCACCCAACCAGGCATCATAGCAAACTGCAGAAAGGTGAGGTTCCCAGAAAGGACGTGCCCATCTCTGGACTCCCATCCATCCCGTTACCttgcccccttcccctcttcctagGAAACAGGAGGACCATtgaattatgtaaataaaattctGCTTTTTCTATTCTGAAAAAGGAGTCATCTAGGACTTTGGCAAATAATCTCCATTTACCTAGAAATTAAGGAATTGGGGTATTCTGTTCTGGCAACAGGAAATTTACCCTTTTGCCGAAACCCAAGATATTCAGTGCTCTTCGGAAGCCTCTCCCCCTTACAGATCGCTTTGCAACTGCTGATGGGTAAAGGAAGCTTGAGGAGGGAACTGTGGCCCTAGGATTCAGGGTACTTGGGTTCCCATGGCCCCTAGACTGAGAGGAGCAGGCTCTGATGTGCATGAAGACACAAGAGCTCAAGCTCCGGTATTGAGCATGCAGAGCGGAGCCTGCCCCGTTGCTGACTTCACCTGGGATCTGGGATTGCTTGGCCACTCACCTAGGCCTAGAGAACAAAATGCTCAGGTCACAGGCAGAGACTTAGGACTGCTCAGCAACTGTTCAGATTTAAGGGGTCTTCTGAGGGactcttgggggggagggggcgctgCAGCCCCAAGCTGTCTCTTCTGGCTATATACCTTCTtcagttccttttgtttttctgtcactATGTCGGTACCCTCTGCTTTCTGGTGTTGCCTCCATAATGTCTTGTGTTATGTGTGTCCACTTGTGTAGTAGTGTGTGAGCCCTCAGGGGCAGGGCTTGTAGCTCTAGTATTAGGTTCAGGGGGCTTCAGACCTGTCTGCGAGCCCTGGGCTATCATGGCGCTTTCTGCTCTTTTCCCTTTTGTCCCACTTCTCAACCCAGGGCATGGAGCATGTGGCTGTCCTGAGGTTCCTTACCTGATTGATGTGCTTCCCTCCTACCTTCTGAAGTGGTGACTGTGTGtgcctctccccactcctctgtGTATCCTTTCTCAATGCTTTGCTTGATGTCAATCTTAATAAAAAGGCACCATCTCCCCTCT is a window from the Mus pahari chromosome 17, PAHARI_EIJ_v1.1, whole genome shotgun sequence genome containing:
- the Ccdc184 gene encoding coiled-coil domain-containing protein 184; its protein translation is MEDSLLEIMTKDGGDMPAPLEVSTVPAVGDVISGEYNGGMKELMEHLKAQLQALFEDVRAMRGALDEQASHIQVLSDDVCANQRAIVSMCQIMTTAPRQGGLGVAGGKGSFPGVPHEPETPSPGIGDSGLLGRDPDEDEDEEEKETPNPATPTSHCERSESPGLLGEDGPLVEPPDLPDITLLQLEGEASL